A part of Candidatus Fusobacterium pullicola genomic DNA contains:
- a CDS encoding L-serine ammonia-lyase, iron-sulfur-dependent, subunit alpha yields the protein MDSLRELFKIGCGPSSSHTMGPERAAKKFKAETENAASYKVELYGSLAATGKGHLTDWIIEETLKPKKTEIVWMPDFIHEYHTNGMKFFALDEAGNVIKDWLVFSVGGGTIKELTDKRSGAGQCYNLTKMDDIMAWCKENNKELWEYVEYCEGPGIWDHLKDILDTMNAAVDRGIRKDGVLPGKLRYPRRAKEIYDKIDKKRNYLVITKKIFAYALAVSEENSSAGTIVTAPTCGAAGVIPGLLRALIEEYELDETTSLRALAVAGLIGNLIKENATISGAEGGCQAEIGAACSMAAGMAVYILGGTTEQIEYAAEMGMEHHLGMTCDPVGGYVQIPCIERNAIVAVRSLNTADYALATNGEHTISFDQVVQTMKETGIDMCSAYKETSTGGLAKYYDKFLKDETIN from the coding sequence ATGGATAGCTTAAGAGAATTATTTAAAATCGGGTGTGGACCATCTAGTTCGCACACAATGGGACCAGAAAGAGCTGCAAAGAAATTTAAAGCTGAAACAGAAAATGCAGCATCTTACAAAGTTGAACTTTATGGAAGTTTAGCTGCAACTGGTAAGGGACATTTAACAGATTGGATAATAGAAGAGACTTTAAAACCTAAAAAAACTGAGATCGTTTGGATGCCAGATTTTATACATGAGTATCATACTAATGGAATGAAATTCTTTGCTTTAGATGAAGCTGGAAATGTTATAAAGGATTGGTTAGTATTCTCAGTAGGTGGAGGAACAATAAAAGAGCTTACTGATAAGAGAAGTGGAGCTGGACAATGCTATAATTTAACTAAGATGGATGATATTATGGCATGGTGTAAAGAGAATAATAAAGAACTTTGGGAGTATGTAGAGTATTGTGAAGGACCAGGTATCTGGGATCATTTAAAAGATATTCTAGATACAATGAATGCTGCTGTAGATAGAGGTATCAGAAAGGATGGAGTACTTCCAGGAAAATTAAGATATCCAAGAAGAGCAAAAGAGATATATGATAAGATAGATAAAAAGAGAAACTACTTAGTAATAACTAAAAAGATATTTGCTTATGCATTAGCGGTTTCAGAAGAGAACAGTAGTGCAGGAACAATAGTAACAGCACCGACATGTGGAGCTGCTGGAGTAATTCCTGGATTATTAAGAGCTTTAATTGAAGAGTATGAATTAGATGAAACAACTTCTTTAAGAGCTTTAGCAGTAGCAGGACTAATAGGAAACCTTATCAAGGAAAATGCAACTATATCTGGAGCTGAAGGAGGATGTCAAGCTGAGATAGGAGCAGCATGTTCAATGGCAGCTGGAATGGCAGTATATATCCTAGGTGGAACAACTGAACAGATAGAGTATGCAGCTGAGATGGGAATGGAGCACCACCTTGGAATGACTTGTGACCCAGTTGGAGGATATGTACAAATACCTTGTATAGAGAGAAATGCAATAGTTGCAGTAAGATCATTAAATACAGCAGATTATGCATTAGCAACAAATGGAGAGCATACAATCAGTTTTGACCAAGTTGTACAAACTATGAAAGAGACTGGAATAGACATGTGTTCAGCTTATAAGGAAACTTCAACAGGTGGATTAGCAAAATACTATGATAAGTTTTTAAAAGATGAAACTATCAATTAA
- a CDS encoding helix-turn-helix domain-containing protein codes for MKLGEKIKTIRKNKDYTLKQLSEITGLSIGFLSNIERDLNSPSINNLQQICSALGINLMEILDEEIATNPITRAAEREEILKNIETNVKVESLLNRKASLNGIAITISEENSFSDMSWGHGYDEIGIVVKGELEIELDKTLYHLYEGDSIFIKQNTPHRYRNPGFNSSIVYWVSSKK; via the coding sequence ATGAAACTAGGGGAAAAAATTAAAACGATTAGAAAAAACAAAGATTATACTTTAAAACAACTATCTGAGATTACTGGTCTTTCAATAGGGTTCTTAAGTAATATTGAAAGGGATCTAAATAGCCCTTCTATCAATAATCTTCAACAAATTTGTTCAGCTTTAGGAATAAATCTTATGGAAATTTTAGATGAAGAGATCGCTACTAATCCTATAACTAGAGCTGCAGAAAGAGAAGAGATATTAAAAAATATTGAAACTAACGTTAAAGTAGAAAGTCTTTTAAATAGAAAAGCAAGTCTCAATGGTATTGCTATAACTATTTCCGAAGAAAACTCTTTTAGTGATATGTCATGGGGGCATGGATATGATGAGATTGGAATTGTTGTTAAAGGTGAACTTGAAATTGAGCTAGATAAGACTCTTTATCATCTTTATGAAGGTGATTCTATATTTATCAAACAAAATACACCTCATAGATATAGAAATCCTGGTTTTAATTCATCTATTGTATACTGGGTTTCTAGCAAAAAATAA
- a CDS encoding PTS sugar transporter subunit IIC: MDVIKGVILLFVVLGGFSLFSMKAPKGMKAMGALAGAATASFLVEAFQLYVGGDLIGIPFLGEVGKAAGSMGGVASAILVPIALGVNPTYAVLVGVSVAGFGILPGFLAGYILSFIIPKVEEKVPQGLDLIFVICFIAPLARLIASVSNPIVNSTLLNIGGILESASHSSPILMGIILGGVITVVATAPLSSMALTAMMGLTGVPMAIGALSVMGSSFMNGIFFHRMGFGDRKTTIAVAIEPLTQADVISANPVPIYVTNFIGGALAGVVVAMYGLVNNATGTATPIAGLMVMYGFNDAMTVTKVALMCAASGAFAGLLGSIIFKNYKIKTVEEIRGKN; this comes from the coding sequence ATGGATGTTATCAAAGGAGTAATTTTATTATTTGTTGTTTTAGGTGGATTCTCACTATTTAGTATGAAAGCACCTAAGGGTATGAAAGCAATGGGAGCATTAGCAGGAGCAGCAACGGCAAGTTTCCTAGTAGAGGCTTTCCAATTATATGTTGGAGGAGATCTTATCGGAATTCCTTTCTTAGGAGAAGTAGGTAAAGCAGCAGGTTCAATGGGAGGAGTTGCATCAGCTATTTTAGTTCCAATAGCTTTAGGAGTTAATCCTACTTATGCAGTTTTAGTTGGTGTATCAGTAGCAGGATTTGGAATATTACCAGGATTTTTAGCTGGTTATATATTATCTTTTATTATTCCAAAAGTAGAGGAAAAAGTTCCACAAGGATTAGATTTAATTTTTGTAATCTGTTTCATAGCACCGTTAGCAAGACTTATAGCGTCAGTATCTAACCCAATAGTAAATTCAACTCTATTAAATATAGGTGGAATTCTTGAGTCAGCTTCTCATTCAAGTCCAATATTAATGGGAATTATTTTAGGAGGAGTAATCACTGTAGTAGCAACAGCACCATTATCATCAATGGCACTTACAGCTATGATGGGATTAACAGGTGTTCCAATGGCAATAGGAGCATTATCAGTAATGGGATCATCTTTTATGAATGGAATATTCTTCCACAGAATGGGATTTGGAGATAGAAAAACAACTATAGCAGTAGCAATAGAGCCACTAACACAAGCAGATGTAATTTCAGCTAACCCAGTTCCAATATATGTAACAAACTTTATAGGAGGAGCATTAGCAGGTGTTGTAGTAGCAATGTATGGACTTGTAAACAATGCTACAGGAACAGCTACTCCAATAGCTGGATTAATGGTAATGTACGGATTTAATGATGCTATGACTGTTACAAAAGTTGCATTAATGTGTGCTGCGTCAGGGGCATTTGCTGGATTATTAGGATCAATAATATTTAAAAATTATAAGATAAAAACAGTAGAAGAGATAAGAGGTAAAAATTAA